The DNA segment ACGTAGATCCAGCTGGTCCCCGCGCCAAACAGGCCGAAGCCGAAACACCAGCCCCGCACCAGTGCCTGACGCGGACTCACATCGCGCAGGCCAAGGTAGAACAGTGCAATGGCAACCATGGCCAGCGGCCAGATGTCGAACGGCGCCAATGCCAGGGTGGTGAGGCCACCGGCCGCCACGGCCAGCAGGTTACCGGGCCAGCCGGGGCGGGTGATCCAGCGCATCAGGTTTCCTTAATAGAGACGGCTCATACTCTTGAAACAGGGCTCAGGCGCAGCAGGTGAATGCGGCGGCTGTCGGCATTGAGAATGCGGAAACGGTAGGCGCCGATCTCGGTGGTCTCGTTGCGCTTGGGCAGATGGCCGAAAGCATTCATGACCAGGCCGCCGACGGTATCGAACTCGTCGTCGGAAAACTCGCTGTCGAAGAACTCGTTGAAGCTCTCGATAGGGGTCAGGGCCTTGACCAGGAAGTCACCACTGGGCAATGGCTTGATGTAGCTGTCTTCCTCGACGTCGTGCTCGTCTTCGATGTCGCCGACGATCTGTTCCAGCACGTCTTCGATGGTCACCAGGCCCGCCACGCCGCCGTATTCGTCAATGACGATGGCCATGTGGTTGTGATTGGCGCGAAACTCACGCAGCAGCACGTTGAGGCGCTTGGACTCGGGCACGAACGTGGCCGGGCGCAGCAGGTTCTTGATGTCGTCGGGGTTGCTGTCCTGCTTGAGGATCAAGGGCAGCAGGTCCTTGGCCAGCAGCACGCCAAGCACGTCATCGTGGCTCTCGCCAATGACCGGGTAACGCGAGTGCGCGGCGTCGATGACGGCCGGCAGAAATTCATGCGGACTTTGCGTCGCCTTGATACTGATCATCTGCGAACGCGGAACCATGATGTCGCGCACCTGCAGGTCTGCGACCTGGATGGCGCCTTCGACAATGGCCAGTGCCTCGCTGTCGAGCAGTTTGTTCTGGTGTGCTTCGCGCAGCAGCTCAAGCAGCTCCTGGCGGTTTTTGGGCTCGTGGGCAAAAGCCTGGGTCAATTTGCCCAGCCATGACTTTTGCCCGTTGCTCGATCGATCTTCGCTCATGGCCCTTACTCGTGGTCCTTGCGTGGTGTGTCTGAATGTTGGGGTTCGTCGCTCTCGTCGTCCGCGTAGGGATCCGGGTAGCCCAGCTCCTCAAGCAACGTTCGTTCCAGCGCTTCCATTTCTTCGGCTTCCTCATCGTCGATGTGGTCGTAGCCGAGCAAGTGCAGGCAACCATGGATAACCATGTGCGCCCAGTGCGCATCAACGCTCTTGCCTTGCTCCTGCGCTTCGCGATTGACCACTGCCACGCAGATGACCAGATCGCCAAGCAGCGGAATATCCAGCAACTCGTCAGGAACGTCGGCCGGGAACGACAGAACGTTGGTGGCGTAATCCTTTTGCCGCCAGATGTGATTGAGCTCGCGGCCTTCGGTTTCATCCACCAGCCGGATGGTCATTTCCGAGTCGGCCTTGCGCTGGCGCAAGCCCATTTCACACCACAGGCGAAACTGGGCTTGAGTCGGTGCCGCATCCTTGCTGGCGATTTGCAGGTCCAGCTCAAGCATCGCGGTCGCCGCCCCGCTGGTTCGTGGCCGGGTCGGCGTGCTGCGTTTCGAAGCGCTCGTAGGCCTCGACGATGCGTTGCACCAGCGGATGACGCACGACATCTTTGGGCTTGAAGTGGGTGAAACTGATACCCGGCACATCCTTGAGCACCTCGATGACGTGCGCCAGGCCCGATTTTGTGCCGCGTGGCAGGTCGACCTGGGTGATGTCACCGGTGATCACGGCGGTGGAGCCGAAGCCAATACGGGTCAGGAACATTTTCATCTGCTCGACGGTGGTGTTCTGACTCTCGTCGAGAATGATGAAGCTGTTATTAAGGGTGCGACCACGCATGTAGGCCAGCGGAGCAATTTCGATGACCTGCTTTTCGATCAGCTTGGCTACGTATTCGAAGCCGAGCATCTCGTAAAGCGCATCGTAGAGCGGACGCAGGTAGGGGTCGATCTTCTGCGCCAGGTCACCGGGCAGAAAACCCAGCTTCTCGCCCGCTTCGACCGCCGGACGCACCAGCAGGATGCGGCGGATCTGCTCGCGCTCCAGCGCATCGACGGCGCAAGCCACCGCCAGGTAGGTCTTGCCGGTACCGGCCGGACCGATGCCGAAGTTGATGTCGTTGCCGAGAATCGATTTGACGTAGCGCTGCTGGTTGAAACCCCGCGGCCGGATCATGCCTTTCTTGGTGCGCAGCGCGACACTGGGGTCAGCGGCGGGACCGGCATTCATGGCCTCGATGCCCGACTCCTGGAGGAACAGATGCACCATGTCCGGGGTCAGGTCAGAGCCTTTGGTCTCCCGGTACAGCAAGCGCAGCAGGTTTTCCGCAGAAGACGTGCGTTGGGCGTCGCCGATCAGCTCGAACTGATTGCCCCGGTTACGGATCTCGATATCCAGGCGCTGTTCGATCAGGCGCAGATGCTCGTCGAGTTGTCCGCACAGGTTGGCGAAACGATGGGCCTCGAAAGGTTCGAGGATGAAACGATGAGGTTCTATGGGTGCGTTCAAGGTCTTTTTTAGCCGCCCGACGGCTGTTGAATTGAACTGAAGAATAACCCCAGTGTTCGCTGTGGGAAAGCTCTGACTTGTAATTGGTTGGCAGCGAGCGGGGTGATCTGCCCAGGCCGAGGTCGCCCCTACAGGGTAATGCCGATCAGTCAAGGACAACACGGTCCTGTGGGAGGCAGCTTTGCTGGCGACTGCTCTGGTGAGGCCCGCGCAAATGCACCGGCTTTACTGGCCCTGTCGCGAGCAAAGCTCCCTCCCACGGGGGCTAGCCAAGCCCGATAGTTGCCTTACTGCAACAACGACCCACGCAACGAGTGCGGCTGCGCATCATCAATATGCACATCGACAAAATGCCCGATCAACCGCGGGTTATCACACGTAAAGTTGACGATGCGATTGTTCTCGGTACGCCCCTGCAACTGCCCCGGATCCTTCCTGGAGTAATCGGTCACCAGAATCCGCTGGGTGCTGCCGACCATTTGTCGGCTGATCTCAAAGCCCTGCTGATTCAGGCGGTGCTGCAAGGCATTAAGCCGCTGCTTCTTCACCTCTTCCGGGGTTTCGTCCTTCAGGTCTGCGGCCGGCGTACCAGGGCGCGGGCTGTAGATGAACGAGAACGAGAAATCGAAGCCTACATCCTGAACCAGCTTCATGGTGTTCTCGAAGTCTTTC comes from the Pseudomonas sp. StFLB209 genome and includes:
- the ybeY gene encoding rRNA maturation RNase YbeY; translated protein: MLELDLQIASKDAAPTQAQFRLWCEMGLRQRKADSEMTIRLVDETEGRELNHIWRQKDYATNVLSFPADVPDELLDIPLLGDLVICVAVVNREAQEQGKSVDAHWAHMVIHGCLHLLGYDHIDDEEAEEMEALERTLLEELGYPDPYADDESDEPQHSDTPRKDHE
- a CDS encoding HlyC/CorC family transporter, with product MSEDRSSNGQKSWLGKLTQAFAHEPKNRQELLELLREAHQNKLLDSEALAIVEGAIQVADLQVRDIMVPRSQMISIKATQSPHEFLPAVIDAAHSRYPVIGESHDDVLGVLLAKDLLPLILKQDSNPDDIKNLLRPATFVPESKRLNVLLREFRANHNHMAIVIDEYGGVAGLVTIEDVLEQIVGDIEDEHDVEEDSYIKPLPSGDFLVKALTPIESFNEFFDSEFSDDEFDTVGGLVMNAFGHLPKRNETTEIGAYRFRILNADSRRIHLLRLSPVSRV
- a CDS encoding PhoH family protein — protein: MNAPIEPHRFILEPFEAHRFANLCGQLDEHLRLIEQRLDIEIRNRGNQFELIGDAQRTSSAENLLRLLYRETKGSDLTPDMVHLFLQESGIEAMNAGPAADPSVALRTKKGMIRPRGFNQQRYVKSILGNDINFGIGPAGTGKTYLAVACAVDALEREQIRRILLVRPAVEAGEKLGFLPGDLAQKIDPYLRPLYDALYEMLGFEYVAKLIEKQVIEIAPLAYMRGRTLNNSFIILDESQNTTVEQMKMFLTRIGFGSTAVITGDITQVDLPRGTKSGLAHVIEVLKDVPGISFTHFKPKDVVRHPLVQRIVEAYERFETQHADPATNQRGGDRDA